From Montipora foliosa isolate CH-2021 chromosome 6, ASM3666993v2, whole genome shotgun sequence, a single genomic window includes:
- the LOC138008122 gene encoding neuropeptide FF receptor 1-like isoform X5: MPKYTESVPAQIGITTANAILAVLNVVGNGLVCLVVIRHQDMRTSINYLLMNLAVADMLVGLFFTPQYIFMHMFTHPDGVAGNILCKLVTGSNVAWVGGATSVFTLVTIAIERYGVVMDPFGTKGRLTTGKLKVLIPCSWIFGVVMCLPGFIVKNFDPNATFCIREYPEKWMGKTYTILWCLLLALFPVVIMAVLYFRVVYTLWFHPPEHSAFDNRQQRKTKKTMGNRSFAVAAPSLWNLLPPELRTISNLSSFNRQLKTHLFGATFY; the protein is encoded by the exons ATGCCAAAATACACGGAATCTGTTCCAGCTCAGATCGGCATAACCACAGCCAACGCTATCCTCGCTGTCTTAAACGTGGTCGGAAATGGCCTGGTTTGTCTTGTCGTGATAAGACACCAAGACATGAG AACGTCTATCAACTATCTTCTCATGAACCTAGCTGTTGCGGACATGCTTGTGGGATTATTTTTCACACCGCAATACATCTTCATGCATATGTTTACTCATCCGGACGGTGTGGCTGGCAACATCCTTTGCAAACTGGTGACAGGTAGCAACGTGGCCTGGGTCGGAGGTGCCACATCCGTGTTCACACTGGTTACCATAGCAATTGAACGCTACGGTGTTGTCATGGACCCATTTGGAACCAAAGGAAGACTTACCACAGGCAAACTAAAG GTGCTTATTCCATGTTCCTGGATTTTTGGAGTGGTGATGTGTTTGCCAGGTTTTATAGTCAAGAATTTTGATCCAAATGCGACTTTCTGTATCAGAGAATACCCCGAAAAATGGATGGGCAAAACCTATACTATACTTTGGTGTCTGCTATTGGCGCTTTTTCCGGTTGTGATAATGGCCGTTCTTTACTTTAGAGTAGTTTACACTTTGTGGTTTCATCCCCCAGAGCACAGTGCCTTCGACAATCGGCAACAG CGTAAAACTAAGAAGACAATGGGGAATCGATCGTTTGCAGTAGCTGCACCTTCGCTCTGGAACTTACTGCCGCCTGAGCTACGCACAATCTCGAACCTTAGCTCGTTTAACCGTCAACTCAAGACACATCTCTTTGGGGCTACTTTTTATTAA